In the genome of Magnolia sinica isolate HGM2019 chromosome 2, MsV1, whole genome shotgun sequence, one region contains:
- the LOC131236465 gene encoding uncharacterized protein LOC131236465 isoform X2, with product MRRSPLADSPEVLRVSDSSPSSAESSFRELDDVFLQTQTRIWLGEVLHTRFDEETTIADLLADGEVLFQVSEVIWKMLQTKRVEIKYSKAYIYEPTASGKGSGRYMPYSNVDSFLKLCQILGLTGVDLFSPSDVVEKRDTRRVCMCIRSLSKKARSKHVNVPDFDVVTYTIVMPTDVVGCIRRSLEQSQCSSSSSIICSKCRHSKGKYRQKNHVVEYAQHFDLSSEESDDAESSYQVFEIQSPASNTSFDNTALSRLFTENSPGGDSMVEENFRTPENKFRQHEDGSSCCQYRAISSTESAKSLNACAVTCVDYRLSSKHSISSPQSCLECRIDPNELDQPLLIDSKETNKGKICNGPILRCQNLSNCLPKLMLSDSYASFSDMQEDFTNVSVVPSRPPPNPSCITKKADSDGSECKFMLEENLNASCSYIPELNYEARPECNEIMGLPAEGGKSSVQHAYPGDVEGTKCCIDLDASKMRADDSILGDTFRGRCIELQALSGLNYHRNSNGNGVLFDTEITDDMVGEYTGADFFGLGSNCRASENGDSDACLLNSISGKAADANDDFTGASAHFPEFQNLEEIDERNCTLEVLVSKDSNNALKAKDCIPSDFPDMDAKENHRNLSLVKIYSLIDKDMSSVNEYESRDVVGCSIPTNRVSSCDTDNQFANMKNEDIDATSLLSTMHQQSYITGIQNHALLDTHSTNTPHKCAAFARTNMDEVVLKHRGLNGADTLRTAYRNQLYDGVLADQSNSRCNGFTLQSEIYEISVERVSNGSDSHGVSAEWLQSHDIYPAHACRRLMETLGDSVVINDGNSTHAVDTFTAISEPGIATRRLLNDSSMSRACSNIETGCEAESMATEKVEVKESKDGSNSTIGRLTQAHMNFFLCYEVENHLQAQDPEARSEVQKMSVRQKESSCHTFGMCKDMQEAAMQVPEEMTMENSLNCCSNNRLEDSVCSKNITQEKIDDEKSSTESEEDRYKGFPNAGDQCVPQVNPLGISVGGTGEECVLKEKEEMISHPCLFSPPNDLFCIAGMDQDRSLLVKRNDRNPLLSSIFDHNDQKQHSRLGAVDNKPMPAGKTQSGGESETERHMWETKVMDFHFDFDEASLGIPPDMSNVDQEMPKKAAFDSGHALKFVFAGDSIHHNNVPSSSSIEIGSLPPPISVNQPCSMPKCLENTSDENQSIGVKEDSRQRLIDGNDMQVHGPTMNYEGDVGATGNMDKEAEENERDLLMVNNSDGRESRPNKKLLLKSVAGGMTLFGALLILLHLRKRRGEEKSGGEKIVEKLKTTAPSKIQKPAQERLPTSNRTTVYSGERLKLKD from the exons CTCTGCCAGATCCTGGGGTTGACTGGTGTTGATCTCTTCTCCCCATCAGATGTTGTTGAGAAAAGAGATACCCGCAGAGTGTGTATGTGTATTCGTTCCCTCTCAAAGAAAGCCAGGTCGAAGCATGTAAAC GTTCCAGATTTTGATGTTGTTACCTATACAATAGTCATGCCCACAGATGTGGTTGGCTGTATCCGCAGAAGCCTGGAGCAATCTCAGTGTAGCTCTTCAAGTTCTATCATCTGTAGTAAATGCAGGCATTCAAAAGGAAAATACAGACAG AAAAACCATGTAGTGGAATATGCCCAACATTTTGATTTATCTTCGGAGGAATCAGATGATGCGGAAAGCAGTTATCAGGTATTCGAAATTCAGAGTCCAGCCTCAAATACTTCATTTGACAACACAGCTCTGTCAAGGTTATTTACAGAGAATTCGCCTGGaggagattcaatggttgaggaAAATTTCCGTACACCAGAAAATAAATTCCGGCAACATGAAGATGGGTCGAGCTGCTGTCAATATAGAGCAATCTCTTCCACAGAATCAGCCAAATCTCTTAATGCATGTGCTGTGACATGTGTTGATTACCGTTTGTCAAGCAAACACTCGATTTCTTCACCCCAGTCATGCCTTGAGTGTCGGATTGATCCGAATGAATTAGATCAACCGTTACTCATTGATTCAAAAGAAACAAATAAAGGCAAAATCTGCAATGGTCCTATACTACGGTGTCAGAACCTTAGCAATTGTTTGCCTAAACTCATGCTGTCTGATTCCTATGCAAGTTTCTCTGACATGCAAGAAGACTTTACAAATGTGTCTGTGGTTCCTTCACGACCTCCACCGAATCCCAGCTGTATCACCAAAAAAGCTGACAGTGATGGGTCCGAGTGCAAGTTTATGCTGGAGGAAAACCTCAATGCAAGTTGCAGCTACATACCAGAACTAAATTATGAAGCAAGACCTGAGTGCAATGAAATTATGGGCCTGCCTGCTGAGGGAGGTAAAAGTAGTGTTCAACATGCTTATCCAGGAGACGTGGAAGGAACAAAATGCTGCATTGATCTTGATGCCTCAAAAATGCGTGCTGATGATTCTATCCTTGGTGACACATTTCGTGGAAGATGCATTGAGCTTCAGGCACTTTCAGGTTTGAACTATCACAGAAATTCCAATGGCAATGGTGTTCTGTTTGATACAGAGATCACAGATGACATGGTTGGTGAATACACAGGGGCGGATTTTTTTGGGTTGGGTTCAAACTGCAGAGCTTCAGAGAATGGAGATTCTGATGCCTGTTTACTGAACTCTATTTCAGGTAAAGCGGCAGATGCAAATGATGATTTCACCGGTGCAAGCGCCCATTTCCCTGAGTTTCAGAATTTGGAGGAAATAGATGAACGCAATTGTACCCTTGAAGTTTTAGTTTCCAAAGACTCCAATAATGCTCTCAAGGCGAAGGACTGCATCCCATCCGATTTTCCTGACATGGATGCAAAAGAGAATCATCGGAATTTATCGCTGGTGAAAATTTACAGTCTGATTGACAAGGATATGAGTTCTGTTAATGAGTATGAATCTCGGGATGTAGTCGGATGTAGCATTCCCACAAATCGTGTTTCATCATGTGATACTGACAACCAATTTGCCAACATGAAAAATGAGGATATTGATGCCACCAGTCTCTTATCAACCATGCATCAGCAATCTTACATCACGGGGATTCAAAATCACGCTCTACTGGATACTCATTCTACGAACACGCCCCACAAATGTGCAGCTTTTGCAAGAACTAACATGGATGAGGTCGTGTTGAAACATAGGGGTTTGAATGGTGCAGATACCTTGAGAACTGCTTATCGGAACCAACTTTATGATGGGGTCCTAGCAGACCAGTCCAACTCTCGCTGCAATGGTTTCACCTTACAAAGTGAGATCTATGAAATCTCAGTTGAGAGAGTATCAAATGGAAGTGACAGCCATGGAGTTTCTGCTGAATGGTTGCAGTCACATGATATTTATCCTGCCCATGCTTGTAGGCGTCTTATGGAAACTTTGGGAGATTCTGTGGTGATCAATGATGGCAACTCAACACATGCAGTCGACACATTCACAGCCATTAGTGAACCAGGTATTGCCACGAGGAGGCTCCTGAATGACTCATCTATGTCCAGGGCTTGTAGCAACATAGAAACTGGGTGTGAAGCTGAAAGCATGGCAACTGAGAAAGTAGAGGTTAAGGAAAGTAAAGATGGCAGTAATAGCACCATAGGAAGGCTGACGCAGGCTCATATGaatttctttctttgctatgAGGTTGAGAACCATCTCCAGGCACAGGATCCAGAAGCTAGAAGTGAAGTACAGAAGATGTCAGTTCGACAGAAGGAATCATCATGTCATACGTTTGGAATGTGCAAAGATATGCAGGAAGCAGCTATGCAGGTCCCCGAAGAAATGACCATGGAAAACAGTCTGAATTGCTGTTCAAATAACAGGCTTGAAGATAGTGTTTGCAGCAAAAATATCACCCAAGAGAAGATTGACGATGAGAAGAGCAGCACAGAGAGTGAGGAAGATAGGTACAAGGGGTTTCCAAATGCAGGAGATCAGTGTGTTCCTCAAGTAAATCCATTGGGCATTTCTGTTGGAGGAACTGGTGaagagtgtgtgttaaaagaaaaggaggagatgATCAGCCATCCGTGTCTATTCTCGCCACCAAATGACTTGTTCTGCATTGCTGGCATGGATCAAGACAGATCTTTGTTGGTGAAACGGAATGATAGGAATCCCCTATTGTCTAGCATTTTCGATCATAATGACCAAAAGCAACACTCACGTCTTGGTGCAGTGGACAACAAACCCATGCCAGCTGGAAAAACACAATCAGGAGGTGAGAGTGAAACTGAAAGGCATATGTGGGAAACTAAGGTGATGGACTTccattttgattttgatgagGCCAGCTTGGGTATTCCTCCAGACATGAGTAACGTAGATCAAGAGATGCCCAAGAAGGCTGCATTTGACAGTGGTCATGcgttgaaatttgtttttgctgGTGATTCCATCCATCACAATAATGTTCCCAGCTCAAGTAGTATAGAAATTGGCAGCCTGCCCCCACCAATCTCGGTGAATCAACCCTGCTCAATGCCCAAATGTTTAGAGAACACAAGCGATGAAAATCAAAGCATTGGAGTGAAAGAAGATAGTCGTCAGCGTCTTATTGATGGGAATGATATGCAAGtgcatgggcccactatgaattatGAAGGTGATGTTGGTGCTACTGGAAATATGGATAAG GAAGCTGAAGAAAATGAAAGGGACCTGTTGATGGTCAACAATTCAGATGGGAGAGAGAGCAGGCCAAATAAGAAACTGCTGCTAAAGTCAGTTGCTGGGGGAATGACACTGTTCGGTGCTTTGCTCATTTTACTTCACCTCAG GAAGAGGAGAGGTGAAGAAAAATCAGGTGGAGAGAAAATTGTGGAAAAGCTCAAAACAACTGCACCATCGAAAATCCAGAAGCCAGCTCAGGAGAGGCTCCCAACAAGTAACAGGACCACTGTATATTCTGGAGAAAG GCTGAAATTGAAGGATTAG
- the LOC131236465 gene encoding uncharacterized protein LOC131236465 isoform X3: MRRSPLADSPEVLRVSDSSPSSAESSFRELDDVFLQTQTRIWLGEVLHTRFDEETTIADLLADGEVLFQVSEVIWKMLQTKRVEIKYSKAYIYEPTASGKGSGRYMPYSNVDSFLKLCQILGLTGVDLFSPSDVVEKRDTRRVYFDVVTYTIVMPTDVVGCIRRSLEQSQCSSSSSIICSKCRHSKGKYRQKNHVVEYAQHFDLSSEESDDAESSYQVFEIQSPASNTSFDNTALSRLFTENSPGGDSMVEENFRTPENKFRQHEDGSSCCQYRAISSTESAKSLNACAVTCVDYRLSSKHSISSPQSCLECRIDPNELDQPLLIDSKETNKGKICNGPILRCQNLSNCLPKLMLSDSYASFSDMQEDFTNVSVVPSRPPPNPSCITKKADSDGSECKFMLEENLNASCSYIPELNYEARPECNEIMGLPAEGGKSSVQHAYPGDVEGTKCCIDLDASKMRADDSILGDTFRGRCIELQALSGLNYHRNSNGNGVLFDTEITDDMVGEYTGADFFGLGSNCRASENGDSDACLLNSISGKAADANDDFTGASAHFPEFQNLEEIDERNCTLEVLVSKDSNNALKAKDCIPSDFPDMDAKENHRNLSLVKIYSLIDKDMSSVNEYESRDVVGCSIPTNRVSSCDTDNQFANMKNEDIDATSLLSTMHQQSYITGIQNHALLDTHSTNTPHKCAAFARTNMDEVVLKHRGLNGADTLRTAYRNQLYDGVLADQSNSRCNGFTLQSEIYEISVERVSNGSDSHGVSAEWLQSHDIYPAHACRRLMETLGDSVVINDGNSTHAVDTFTAISEPGIATRRLLNDSSMSRACSNIETGCEAESMATEKVEVKESKDGSNSTIGRLTQAHMNFFLCYEVENHLQAQDPEARSEVQKMSVRQKESSCHTFGMCKDMQEAAMQVPEEMTMENSLNCCSNNRLEDSVCSKNITQEKIDDEKSSTESEEDRYKGFPNAGDQCVPQVNPLGISVGGTGEECVLKEKEEMISHPCLFSPPNDLFCIAGMDQDRSLLVKRNDRNPLLSSIFDHNDQKQHSRLGAVDNKPMPAGKTQSGGESETERHMWETKVMDFHFDFDEASLGIPPDMSNVDQEMPKKAAFDSGHALKFVFAGDSIHHNNVPSSSSIEIGSLPPPISVNQPCSMPKCLENTSDENQSIGVKEDSRQRLIDGNDMQVHGPTMNYEGDVGATGNMDKEAEENERDLLMVNNSDGRESRPNKKLLLKSVAGGMTLFGALLILLHLRKRRGEEKSGGEKIVEKLKTTAPSKIQKPAQERLPTSNRTTVYSGERLKLKD; encoded by the exons CTCTGCCAGATCCTGGGGTTGACTGGTGTTGATCTCTTCTCCCCATCAGATGTTGTTGAGAAAAGAGATACCCGCAGAGTGT ATTTTGATGTTGTTACCTATACAATAGTCATGCCCACAGATGTGGTTGGCTGTATCCGCAGAAGCCTGGAGCAATCTCAGTGTAGCTCTTCAAGTTCTATCATCTGTAGTAAATGCAGGCATTCAAAAGGAAAATACAGACAG AAAAACCATGTAGTGGAATATGCCCAACATTTTGATTTATCTTCGGAGGAATCAGATGATGCGGAAAGCAGTTATCAGGTATTCGAAATTCAGAGTCCAGCCTCAAATACTTCATTTGACAACACAGCTCTGTCAAGGTTATTTACAGAGAATTCGCCTGGaggagattcaatggttgaggaAAATTTCCGTACACCAGAAAATAAATTCCGGCAACATGAAGATGGGTCGAGCTGCTGTCAATATAGAGCAATCTCTTCCACAGAATCAGCCAAATCTCTTAATGCATGTGCTGTGACATGTGTTGATTACCGTTTGTCAAGCAAACACTCGATTTCTTCACCCCAGTCATGCCTTGAGTGTCGGATTGATCCGAATGAATTAGATCAACCGTTACTCATTGATTCAAAAGAAACAAATAAAGGCAAAATCTGCAATGGTCCTATACTACGGTGTCAGAACCTTAGCAATTGTTTGCCTAAACTCATGCTGTCTGATTCCTATGCAAGTTTCTCTGACATGCAAGAAGACTTTACAAATGTGTCTGTGGTTCCTTCACGACCTCCACCGAATCCCAGCTGTATCACCAAAAAAGCTGACAGTGATGGGTCCGAGTGCAAGTTTATGCTGGAGGAAAACCTCAATGCAAGTTGCAGCTACATACCAGAACTAAATTATGAAGCAAGACCTGAGTGCAATGAAATTATGGGCCTGCCTGCTGAGGGAGGTAAAAGTAGTGTTCAACATGCTTATCCAGGAGACGTGGAAGGAACAAAATGCTGCATTGATCTTGATGCCTCAAAAATGCGTGCTGATGATTCTATCCTTGGTGACACATTTCGTGGAAGATGCATTGAGCTTCAGGCACTTTCAGGTTTGAACTATCACAGAAATTCCAATGGCAATGGTGTTCTGTTTGATACAGAGATCACAGATGACATGGTTGGTGAATACACAGGGGCGGATTTTTTTGGGTTGGGTTCAAACTGCAGAGCTTCAGAGAATGGAGATTCTGATGCCTGTTTACTGAACTCTATTTCAGGTAAAGCGGCAGATGCAAATGATGATTTCACCGGTGCAAGCGCCCATTTCCCTGAGTTTCAGAATTTGGAGGAAATAGATGAACGCAATTGTACCCTTGAAGTTTTAGTTTCCAAAGACTCCAATAATGCTCTCAAGGCGAAGGACTGCATCCCATCCGATTTTCCTGACATGGATGCAAAAGAGAATCATCGGAATTTATCGCTGGTGAAAATTTACAGTCTGATTGACAAGGATATGAGTTCTGTTAATGAGTATGAATCTCGGGATGTAGTCGGATGTAGCATTCCCACAAATCGTGTTTCATCATGTGATACTGACAACCAATTTGCCAACATGAAAAATGAGGATATTGATGCCACCAGTCTCTTATCAACCATGCATCAGCAATCTTACATCACGGGGATTCAAAATCACGCTCTACTGGATACTCATTCTACGAACACGCCCCACAAATGTGCAGCTTTTGCAAGAACTAACATGGATGAGGTCGTGTTGAAACATAGGGGTTTGAATGGTGCAGATACCTTGAGAACTGCTTATCGGAACCAACTTTATGATGGGGTCCTAGCAGACCAGTCCAACTCTCGCTGCAATGGTTTCACCTTACAAAGTGAGATCTATGAAATCTCAGTTGAGAGAGTATCAAATGGAAGTGACAGCCATGGAGTTTCTGCTGAATGGTTGCAGTCACATGATATTTATCCTGCCCATGCTTGTAGGCGTCTTATGGAAACTTTGGGAGATTCTGTGGTGATCAATGATGGCAACTCAACACATGCAGTCGACACATTCACAGCCATTAGTGAACCAGGTATTGCCACGAGGAGGCTCCTGAATGACTCATCTATGTCCAGGGCTTGTAGCAACATAGAAACTGGGTGTGAAGCTGAAAGCATGGCAACTGAGAAAGTAGAGGTTAAGGAAAGTAAAGATGGCAGTAATAGCACCATAGGAAGGCTGACGCAGGCTCATATGaatttctttctttgctatgAGGTTGAGAACCATCTCCAGGCACAGGATCCAGAAGCTAGAAGTGAAGTACAGAAGATGTCAGTTCGACAGAAGGAATCATCATGTCATACGTTTGGAATGTGCAAAGATATGCAGGAAGCAGCTATGCAGGTCCCCGAAGAAATGACCATGGAAAACAGTCTGAATTGCTGTTCAAATAACAGGCTTGAAGATAGTGTTTGCAGCAAAAATATCACCCAAGAGAAGATTGACGATGAGAAGAGCAGCACAGAGAGTGAGGAAGATAGGTACAAGGGGTTTCCAAATGCAGGAGATCAGTGTGTTCCTCAAGTAAATCCATTGGGCATTTCTGTTGGAGGAACTGGTGaagagtgtgtgttaaaagaaaaggaggagatgATCAGCCATCCGTGTCTATTCTCGCCACCAAATGACTTGTTCTGCATTGCTGGCATGGATCAAGACAGATCTTTGTTGGTGAAACGGAATGATAGGAATCCCCTATTGTCTAGCATTTTCGATCATAATGACCAAAAGCAACACTCACGTCTTGGTGCAGTGGACAACAAACCCATGCCAGCTGGAAAAACACAATCAGGAGGTGAGAGTGAAACTGAAAGGCATATGTGGGAAACTAAGGTGATGGACTTccattttgattttgatgagGCCAGCTTGGGTATTCCTCCAGACATGAGTAACGTAGATCAAGAGATGCCCAAGAAGGCTGCATTTGACAGTGGTCATGcgttgaaatttgtttttgctgGTGATTCCATCCATCACAATAATGTTCCCAGCTCAAGTAGTATAGAAATTGGCAGCCTGCCCCCACCAATCTCGGTGAATCAACCCTGCTCAATGCCCAAATGTTTAGAGAACACAAGCGATGAAAATCAAAGCATTGGAGTGAAAGAAGATAGTCGTCAGCGTCTTATTGATGGGAATGATATGCAAGtgcatgggcccactatgaattatGAAGGTGATGTTGGTGCTACTGGAAATATGGATAAG GAAGCTGAAGAAAATGAAAGGGACCTGTTGATGGTCAACAATTCAGATGGGAGAGAGAGCAGGCCAAATAAGAAACTGCTGCTAAAGTCAGTTGCTGGGGGAATGACACTGTTCGGTGCTTTGCTCATTTTACTTCACCTCAG GAAGAGGAGAGGTGAAGAAAAATCAGGTGGAGAGAAAATTGTGGAAAAGCTCAAAACAACTGCACCATCGAAAATCCAGAAGCCAGCTCAGGAGAGGCTCCCAACAAGTAACAGGACCACTGTATATTCTGGAGAAAGGCTGAAATTGAAGGATTAG
- the LOC131236465 gene encoding uncharacterized protein LOC131236465 isoform X1: MRRSPLADSPEVLRVSDSSPSSAESSFRELDDVFLQTQTRIWLGEVLHTRFDEETTIADLLADGEVLFQVSEVIWKMLQTKRVEIKYSKAYIYEPTASGKGSGRYMPYSNVDSFLKLCQILGLTGVDLFSPSDVVEKRDTRRVCMCIRSLSKKARSKHVNVPDFDVVTYTIVMPTDVVGCIRRSLEQSQCSSSSSIICSKCRHSKGKYRQKNHVVEYAQHFDLSSEESDDAESSYQVFEIQSPASNTSFDNTALSRLFTENSPGGDSMVEENFRTPENKFRQHEDGSSCCQYRAISSTESAKSLNACAVTCVDYRLSSKHSISSPQSCLECRIDPNELDQPLLIDSKETNKGKICNGPILRCQNLSNCLPKLMLSDSYASFSDMQEDFTNVSVVPSRPPPNPSCITKKADSDGSECKFMLEENLNASCSYIPELNYEARPECNEIMGLPAEGGKSSVQHAYPGDVEGTKCCIDLDASKMRADDSILGDTFRGRCIELQALSGLNYHRNSNGNGVLFDTEITDDMVGEYTGADFFGLGSNCRASENGDSDACLLNSISGKAADANDDFTGASAHFPEFQNLEEIDERNCTLEVLVSKDSNNALKAKDCIPSDFPDMDAKENHRNLSLVKIYSLIDKDMSSVNEYESRDVVGCSIPTNRVSSCDTDNQFANMKNEDIDATSLLSTMHQQSYITGIQNHALLDTHSTNTPHKCAAFARTNMDEVVLKHRGLNGADTLRTAYRNQLYDGVLADQSNSRCNGFTLQSEIYEISVERVSNGSDSHGVSAEWLQSHDIYPAHACRRLMETLGDSVVINDGNSTHAVDTFTAISEPGIATRRLLNDSSMSRACSNIETGCEAESMATEKVEVKESKDGSNSTIGRLTQAHMNFFLCYEVENHLQAQDPEARSEVQKMSVRQKESSCHTFGMCKDMQEAAMQVPEEMTMENSLNCCSNNRLEDSVCSKNITQEKIDDEKSSTESEEDRYKGFPNAGDQCVPQVNPLGISVGGTGEECVLKEKEEMISHPCLFSPPNDLFCIAGMDQDRSLLVKRNDRNPLLSSIFDHNDQKQHSRLGAVDNKPMPAGKTQSGGESETERHMWETKVMDFHFDFDEASLGIPPDMSNVDQEMPKKAAFDSGHALKFVFAGDSIHHNNVPSSSSIEIGSLPPPISVNQPCSMPKCLENTSDENQSIGVKEDSRQRLIDGNDMQVHGPTMNYEGDVGATGNMDKEAEENERDLLMVNNSDGRESRPNKKLLLKSVAGGMTLFGALLILLHLRKRRGEEKSGGEKIVEKLKTTAPSKIQKPAQERLPTSNRTTVYSGERLKLKD, translated from the exons CTCTGCCAGATCCTGGGGTTGACTGGTGTTGATCTCTTCTCCCCATCAGATGTTGTTGAGAAAAGAGATACCCGCAGAGTGTGTATGTGTATTCGTTCCCTCTCAAAGAAAGCCAGGTCGAAGCATGTAAAC GTTCCAGATTTTGATGTTGTTACCTATACAATAGTCATGCCCACAGATGTGGTTGGCTGTATCCGCAGAAGCCTGGAGCAATCTCAGTGTAGCTCTTCAAGTTCTATCATCTGTAGTAAATGCAGGCATTCAAAAGGAAAATACAGACAG AAAAACCATGTAGTGGAATATGCCCAACATTTTGATTTATCTTCGGAGGAATCAGATGATGCGGAAAGCAGTTATCAGGTATTCGAAATTCAGAGTCCAGCCTCAAATACTTCATTTGACAACACAGCTCTGTCAAGGTTATTTACAGAGAATTCGCCTGGaggagattcaatggttgaggaAAATTTCCGTACACCAGAAAATAAATTCCGGCAACATGAAGATGGGTCGAGCTGCTGTCAATATAGAGCAATCTCTTCCACAGAATCAGCCAAATCTCTTAATGCATGTGCTGTGACATGTGTTGATTACCGTTTGTCAAGCAAACACTCGATTTCTTCACCCCAGTCATGCCTTGAGTGTCGGATTGATCCGAATGAATTAGATCAACCGTTACTCATTGATTCAAAAGAAACAAATAAAGGCAAAATCTGCAATGGTCCTATACTACGGTGTCAGAACCTTAGCAATTGTTTGCCTAAACTCATGCTGTCTGATTCCTATGCAAGTTTCTCTGACATGCAAGAAGACTTTACAAATGTGTCTGTGGTTCCTTCACGACCTCCACCGAATCCCAGCTGTATCACCAAAAAAGCTGACAGTGATGGGTCCGAGTGCAAGTTTATGCTGGAGGAAAACCTCAATGCAAGTTGCAGCTACATACCAGAACTAAATTATGAAGCAAGACCTGAGTGCAATGAAATTATGGGCCTGCCTGCTGAGGGAGGTAAAAGTAGTGTTCAACATGCTTATCCAGGAGACGTGGAAGGAACAAAATGCTGCATTGATCTTGATGCCTCAAAAATGCGTGCTGATGATTCTATCCTTGGTGACACATTTCGTGGAAGATGCATTGAGCTTCAGGCACTTTCAGGTTTGAACTATCACAGAAATTCCAATGGCAATGGTGTTCTGTTTGATACAGAGATCACAGATGACATGGTTGGTGAATACACAGGGGCGGATTTTTTTGGGTTGGGTTCAAACTGCAGAGCTTCAGAGAATGGAGATTCTGATGCCTGTTTACTGAACTCTATTTCAGGTAAAGCGGCAGATGCAAATGATGATTTCACCGGTGCAAGCGCCCATTTCCCTGAGTTTCAGAATTTGGAGGAAATAGATGAACGCAATTGTACCCTTGAAGTTTTAGTTTCCAAAGACTCCAATAATGCTCTCAAGGCGAAGGACTGCATCCCATCCGATTTTCCTGACATGGATGCAAAAGAGAATCATCGGAATTTATCGCTGGTGAAAATTTACAGTCTGATTGACAAGGATATGAGTTCTGTTAATGAGTATGAATCTCGGGATGTAGTCGGATGTAGCATTCCCACAAATCGTGTTTCATCATGTGATACTGACAACCAATTTGCCAACATGAAAAATGAGGATATTGATGCCACCAGTCTCTTATCAACCATGCATCAGCAATCTTACATCACGGGGATTCAAAATCACGCTCTACTGGATACTCATTCTACGAACACGCCCCACAAATGTGCAGCTTTTGCAAGAACTAACATGGATGAGGTCGTGTTGAAACATAGGGGTTTGAATGGTGCAGATACCTTGAGAACTGCTTATCGGAACCAACTTTATGATGGGGTCCTAGCAGACCAGTCCAACTCTCGCTGCAATGGTTTCACCTTACAAAGTGAGATCTATGAAATCTCAGTTGAGAGAGTATCAAATGGAAGTGACAGCCATGGAGTTTCTGCTGAATGGTTGCAGTCACATGATATTTATCCTGCCCATGCTTGTAGGCGTCTTATGGAAACTTTGGGAGATTCTGTGGTGATCAATGATGGCAACTCAACACATGCAGTCGACACATTCACAGCCATTAGTGAACCAGGTATTGCCACGAGGAGGCTCCTGAATGACTCATCTATGTCCAGGGCTTGTAGCAACATAGAAACTGGGTGTGAAGCTGAAAGCATGGCAACTGAGAAAGTAGAGGTTAAGGAAAGTAAAGATGGCAGTAATAGCACCATAGGAAGGCTGACGCAGGCTCATATGaatttctttctttgctatgAGGTTGAGAACCATCTCCAGGCACAGGATCCAGAAGCTAGAAGTGAAGTACAGAAGATGTCAGTTCGACAGAAGGAATCATCATGTCATACGTTTGGAATGTGCAAAGATATGCAGGAAGCAGCTATGCAGGTCCCCGAAGAAATGACCATGGAAAACAGTCTGAATTGCTGTTCAAATAACAGGCTTGAAGATAGTGTTTGCAGCAAAAATATCACCCAAGAGAAGATTGACGATGAGAAGAGCAGCACAGAGAGTGAGGAAGATAGGTACAAGGGGTTTCCAAATGCAGGAGATCAGTGTGTTCCTCAAGTAAATCCATTGGGCATTTCTGTTGGAGGAACTGGTGaagagtgtgtgttaaaagaaaaggaggagatgATCAGCCATCCGTGTCTATTCTCGCCACCAAATGACTTGTTCTGCATTGCTGGCATGGATCAAGACAGATCTTTGTTGGTGAAACGGAATGATAGGAATCCCCTATTGTCTAGCATTTTCGATCATAATGACCAAAAGCAACACTCACGTCTTGGTGCAGTGGACAACAAACCCATGCCAGCTGGAAAAACACAATCAGGAGGTGAGAGTGAAACTGAAAGGCATATGTGGGAAACTAAGGTGATGGACTTccattttgattttgatgagGCCAGCTTGGGTATTCCTCCAGACATGAGTAACGTAGATCAAGAGATGCCCAAGAAGGCTGCATTTGACAGTGGTCATGcgttgaaatttgtttttgctgGTGATTCCATCCATCACAATAATGTTCCCAGCTCAAGTAGTATAGAAATTGGCAGCCTGCCCCCACCAATCTCGGTGAATCAACCCTGCTCAATGCCCAAATGTTTAGAGAACACAAGCGATGAAAATCAAAGCATTGGAGTGAAAGAAGATAGTCGTCAGCGTCTTATTGATGGGAATGATATGCAAGtgcatgggcccactatgaattatGAAGGTGATGTTGGTGCTACTGGAAATATGGATAAG GAAGCTGAAGAAAATGAAAGGGACCTGTTGATGGTCAACAATTCAGATGGGAGAGAGAGCAGGCCAAATAAGAAACTGCTGCTAAAGTCAGTTGCTGGGGGAATGACACTGTTCGGTGCTTTGCTCATTTTACTTCACCTCAG GAAGAGGAGAGGTGAAGAAAAATCAGGTGGAGAGAAAATTGTGGAAAAGCTCAAAACAACTGCACCATCGAAAATCCAGAAGCCAGCTCAGGAGAGGCTCCCAACAAGTAACAGGACCACTGTATATTCTGGAGAAAGGCTGAAATTGAAGGATTAG